CGGTCATGACAGCTTCTTCGGTTGAGGTGCGTACGCGGGCTTGCCCAGCCCCAGCACGTATTGGCCGATCATGTTGCGGAAGACCTCCAGCGTGCCGCCGTAGATTCCGGACAGCGGCGCGAAGCGGTACACGTACTCCGACGCCCCATCGTCGGCGGCGCCGGCGGTCTCCACCGGAAGCGTTGCCGCGGCACCGAGAATGTCCATCAGGTCCGGTGAGATGTCGCGCATGGTCTGTGCGATCGCAACCCTGCCGTAGAGACTCGGTGAACTCAGGGCGGCCTCCATCCGGGCCGTGCTGCGGCCCAGTCGGTAAGCCACCGCACCGTCGTCGACGGCACGCCGGCCGTTCGGATCGGATCGGCCGACGGCGGCGGCCGCCTTGTCGACCGCGGTGGCCATGAAGTTGGCCTGGTGCATCATGATCGACACGTCGGCCAGGCCGTCGGCGGCGGCGGCCACCGCACCGTGCTCGACGTTGAGCGGTTCGCGCAAGACGGTCCAGCCACCGTTGACCTCGCCGAGGCGGTACTTGTCGTCGACCCGGACGTCGCTGTAATAGACGATGTTCGTCCGGTCGCCGTCGACGGTGCGCAGACCCTGAATCTCGATGCCCGGCAAGTCCAGCGGAACGAGGAACATGGTGAGACTCTTGTGCTTCGCCGCGTCCGGATCGGTGTTGGTGATCAGGAAGACGTACTGGCAGTTGTGCGCACCGGTGGTGAACATCTTCGAGCCATTAATCACCCACGTTGATCCATCCTTCACGGCGCGGGTCTTGCAGGTGGCCACATCCGAGCCCCCTTCGGGCTCGGTGTAGCCGAGACACAACCGGACGTGCCCGCTGAAAACACCCGGCAGCACTTCGGCTTTGAGTTCCTCGGAGCCGAAGGTGTCGACCGAGCGCGCCACCATCGACGTGGTGCCCCAGGTGACCCACGGGACGTGAAACCGTCGCTTCTCCAGCTCCCAGATCCGCCGGCGAACGCGGCTGAACCCGCCCTCGGATTCCGGTTTCCACTCGGCCTCGAGGTACCCGGCCGCACCGAGCGCCAGATGCACACCCTCGTGGAAGTTGTCGCCGGTCTCCCGGTCGTGCCGGATCACCTCGTCGGTGATGTGGGTCGTCAGGAAGTGGCGGACCTCCTCGAGGAACTGCTGGTCCTCGGCAGCCAGCTCTACGCGTGAGAAATCCATGGCAGCCCTAGGCGGTTTCGCGGTCTGCGAGCAGGCGCCCGATCTGCTTGGCGCTCGCGCCGGGATCACCACCGGCCAGTGGCCAGCCTCTGGCCCGCACCAGGTACGCGGTCGCCGCGGCCTCCGACGACACCCCGAGACCACCCTGGATGTGCACGGCCATCGTCGCCGCTTTGGCGGCTTCCTCGGCCATGAAGACGAAGGCCGACGGCGCCAACTCCGGGCGCGCGTGCGGCTCGTTGTCGAGGAACCACGCAGCGCGGCGAGCCAGGTTGCGTCCTCCTTCGACCGTGATCACCATGTTGGCCAACGGATGCGAGATGGCCTGCAGGGTGGCGATCGGGACACCCAGGGTGTAGCGGGACTTGGCGAACTCGGCGGCGATGGTCATGGTTTCCTCGACCAGACCGACGAGCGCGGACGCGGTCAGCAACCGCCATTCATCCAGCGCCCGAGCATATTCAGCTAGTGCGTCCGGCCCGGTGCCCAGCACCGTGCGGGTGTCCGCGGCGGCGGGATCGACCCACGCCATCGGGAGCCGGCCGATGTTGTCTACCTTGGCCGGCCTCGTTCCGAAAGTGAGGAGAACAACATCGTCCCCGTCGCGGACGATGATGTGGTCGGCGATCGAACCCGTCGGGATCAGCCGCTTGCCGGTGACGCTGTCCAGTGCGGCGTCCAACCCGGCGATCTGATTGCCGCTCATCACCTCGTCGGTGAGTGCGCCGAGGCCGGCCAGCAGGCGGACAGCGCAGACATGGTCGATCCACGGCACCGGAGCGATGTAACGCCCGAGTTCCTCGGCCACCAGCGTCAGGTCCACCATGGTGGCACCATCGCCACCGGCCGACTCGGGGACGGCCATGGTCGTTGCGCCCATGGCGCACAACCGTTCCCACAGACTCTTGTCGAAACCGCCCGCCTCGGCGGCCCGCACGGTCTCAATCGTGCTGTGGGTCTTGAAGAACTGCCGGTAAGCGGTCTGTAGATCGGTGTGGTCCTCGGAGAGGCTGTAGTCGAGCCTGCGCAGTTCGTAGCGATCCATTCAGCGCTCCCTGAAGAAGAAATCGTTGGCGTTGTTGTACAGATAGTTGTCGAGGACTTCGGGCGGTAAATCCAGCGCCTCGGCTTCCGGTACGACGCGGTGCATTCTGAGCACCGGCCAATCGGAGCCGAACATCACCTTGTTCGGTCCGCGGGTGCGCATGTAGTGAAGCAGGCTGTCCGGCAAGCGCTTCGGTGACCACGCAGAGGTCATCAGGCGCAGGTTCTCGTACTTGATCATCAACCGGATCGCGACATCCCACCAGGGATCGGCGCCGTGGATCATGCACAGCCGCAATTCCGGGAACCGCACGCAAACCCGGTCCAGATGGATCGGATTCTGGACCTCGCCCGGGATCGGCGGACCGGGCAGTCCGGTGTTCAGACACAGCGGCAGATCCAACTCGGCACACTTGGTGTAGAGCGGGTAGTAGACGGCGTCGCTGGGCGGATACTGCGCATCACCCCAGAAGCTCGGCCCCACAGCGGCATACACAACCGGCAGGTCGGCGACGATCGCGGTCAGTTCGCGCAGGGTCGGCATCGGTTTGAGCAGGTTCAGACCGCCCATCGCCAAGGCGAACCGGTCCGGTCGCATTTCGGCGAACTTCCGCGCCGTCACAGACGGCGTGACGATGTTGTCCATCAGGACAGCCTTCTGCACACCCTGGGCATCCATCTCGTCGAGCAACTCACCGAGGTCCACCGGGGCGAACATCGACTGCGGCCCCTTGAAGTAGTCGTCGCGGACCTTGAGCATCCAGCTCGGTTGCCGCTCTGCCTCACCGAAGTGGACGTTGACCAGACCGTCTATCACCTTGCGCGTCATGGCAGCGAAACCTTGCTGTTGGCAGTCTCTTTGGCCCACCGATAATCCGCCTTGCCGTTGCCCAGGCGTCTGACCTGGTCGACGACGATGAACTCCTTCGGCGCCTTGTAGCGGGCAAGTTGCGATGCGCAGTGCTCGCGCAGTGCGTCGTGCGGCACGTCGGTACGCAGCGCCACCAGTGCGACGAGCTCCTGGCCCCACCGCTCGCTGGGCCGTCCGACCACCAGAGCGTCCGCGACATCGGGGTGCGCACGCAGCACCTCTTCGACCTCCTCGACGAAGACCTTCTCCCCGCCGGTGTTGACCACCAGTGAGTCCCTGCCGAACAGCCGCAGCGTCCCGTCCGGTGCCAGCGAGCCGCGGTCCCCGGAGATCACCACCCGCGCACCGTCGACCTGAGGGAAGGTCCTGCGGGTGGCCTCGGCGTCGTCGAAGTAGCCCAGCGGGATCCGGCCTGCGCGGGCCACCCAGCCGACCTGGTCCTCACCAGCGCGGAGGAAGCGGCTGTAGTCCTCGGCGAGAACCAATGCGCCGTCTCGCAATTCGAAGGTGTCCTTGTGGTCGCCGCGCACACTGCGCCCGAACCCGACGTTGCCCGTCTCCGACGATCCGTAGCCGTTGATCAGGATGATGTCGGGCAGCAGCTCCAGCAGGGCTTGCTGATGCTTGAGGTTGGTCGCCGCTCCGCCCGTCGCCAACGCGAACAACGAGGACAGGTCGTACCCGCCGCGTCGCAGCTCCTCGACCAGGGGGGCGGCGTACGCGTCGCCGACCATCGTCATCATGCCGACCTTGTGCCGTTGCGCGGTCGACAGGACCCGGTGCGGATCGAACTTCGCGGAGTCGTAGAGCACCACGGTCTGGCCGTTCAGCACGCCGGCGAACGCCGTCCACATCCCGGCCGCATGCATCAGCGGGGACACCGCGAACCACGGCGCACCGGGTGTGCCGAGTTTGTCGTGGATCTCGGTGACCGACTCGTGGTCGGCACCGTTCATCGAGACGGCATAGGTGTCGGATTGGCGCCACATCACCCCTTTCGGCCGGCCCGTCGTGCCGCCGGTGCAGATCATCAGCACGTCGTCCGGTGAAGGTTCGATGTTCTGATCCTGATCGCCCTCTGCCAGCGCATCTTCCAGATCGATCGCGCCCGGAAGATCCGGTCCTTCGCTGCCGTCGTCGATCGAGATCAGCACCTTGGCGCTCTCCGGTGGCAGCACGTCGGCGAACGTGGCGCCCAGCGCACGGTGATAGATCACCGCGCGTGGCTTGACGTAGGCGAGCAGCTCGTCGACTTCTCGGGACGTGTAGTGGTGGTTCACGTTGACCGGCACGACGCGTGCCTTGAGACACCCGATGACCATGTCGGGGTACAGATCGTTGTGCATGATCAGCGCGACCCGGTCCTGGCCACACTCCCAGTTCTCCAGGTCGTTCCGTTCACGGTGGGCGCCAAACCCACTGCCGGCCAGGAAGTTCGCCAACCGGCGCGTGCGGTCGGCCGACTCGGCGAAGGTGCTGGTGCGCTCGCCGCAGATCGTCATCGGCCGGTCGGGGATCACCTCGGCGATGGCGTCGAGCACCGCGCCGATCGTCCATTCGGGCACGGGTCAGACCCTTGACGGCACGGAGACACCGAGCAGGTCCAAGGCGTTGTCTCGCATCACCTTCCGGGTGTCTTCGGCGCTGAACTCGGGGAACTGCGGGATGTCGGCGGTGAAGCTCATCGGGTCGGCCAGACCCTCGCCGTGCGGCCAGTCCGAGCCGAACAGGATCTTGTCCACACCGATCGTGTCGGCGAGCAGCTTGACGTCGTCCTCGTAGTACGGGGCGATCCAGACGTTGTTCTTCAGCTGCGCGACCGGATCCTCCTTGAAGTGGTACGGCGCGTTGTTGGCGGCCTTCTTCAACCGCTTGATCAACCGGTAGACGAAGTAGGAGCCGTTCTCGATGCTCGCCACCTTGAGCTTGGGGTGTCGGGTGAAGACCTGGTGCACGATCATCGACGCCATCGAGTCGTGAATCGCGCGGTCGTCGAGCAGCACGGTGTCGAGTGGATCACGCTTGCCGAAACCCTCGAAGGTTCCGGTACCACCCCACAGTGCCGAAATCGCAAGGTAGCCACTGTCGGACAGGTGGAAGACCACCGGTACGTCCGCTTCGGCCAGCCGGGCCCACACCGGGTCGTGCAGCGGATCGCCGAGCGAGCGTGGCTTGACCCGCCCCGGCACCGGCGCCGGCCGCACGCAGACGATCTTGGCGCCGCGGCTCAGCACGAACTCCACCTCGGCCGCCGCCGCATCCGGGTCGGCCAGCGAGATGATCGGTGCCGAAAGGAACCGGTGGTCGGGACGGTCGAAACCCCAGTCCTCGTCGAGCCACAGGTTGAAGGCGTGCACCGAGGCCATCGTCGCCTCGATGTCGCGCTTGAGCGCCTCCTCGACCCCGCACGCGAAAGTCGGCAGCATGAACACGGTTTCGAGGTTCTGCTTGTCCAGGACCTTTACCCGCGCGTCCCGATTCTGATATTCGGGGTGGTCGGCCAGCCGGTCGACCTTCATCAGCGACCCCGGGTCGACGCCGTCGGGGATCTCGCCACGGAACAACAAGTCCAGGCATCCCGGCTCGATGATCGGGTCGAACGTCGGGTTTGGAATGAACTGGTTGACGACGCCGCCCATGACCGCGAAGGTGCGCTTGCCCTCGGTCAGCATCTGCACGCCACGGCGCTTGAACTCCTTGGGCAGATGCCGGGTAAATGAATCGATCGGCTCGTAGTAGTGGTTATCGACGTCAATCGCCCTGTAGTCCAAAGTCATCGGTGTCGTCCTCTCACGTCAGGGGCGGGAAGTTCGGCGGCCGCTTCTCGAAGAACGCGGTGATGCCCTCGATGAAATCGGGGCGTTGCATGGACTCGTGCATCAGCGCCTCGGCCCGCCCGCTGGCGTCCTGCGCGTCGCGCAGCGCGTCGCCATAGACCTGACGCTTGATGACGGCCAGCGAGTTCGGAGCGCAGTTGGCGGCGATGTCTTGCGCGTATTCGATTGCGCGGCTGAGTAATTCGTCCGGTGGGACGACTTCCTTGACCATGCCGAGTTCGAGGGCCTCCTCGGCGTAGAACACCCGGCCGCTCATCAGCAGGTCCAGCGCGGCCCCCCACCCGACGACCTTGGGCAGGATCCACGAGATGCCGTATTCGGCGATGAGGCCGCGGCGGACGAACGAGGTGCTGAACTTGGCCCCGGCCGCAGCGAAGCGGATGTCACACATCAGGGCCTGGGTCAGCCCGATGCCGGCGCAGGCGCCGTTGATCGCGGCGATCACAGGCTTGCTCACGGTGGTGACGAACAGCGGATGCCGCTCGCCCACCATCTTGGTCAGGTCCGCCTCGCCGGCACTGTCGACGGTGGCGGAACTGATCGATGACAGGTCGCCCATATCGGCCCCAGCACAGAAGGCACGCCCGCTGCCGGTCACCACGATCGCGCGAACAGCCGAGTCGGCCTCGGCGGCGTCCATACCCGCATAGAAACCGGCGGCCAGCCCACCGCCCCAGCCGTTCATCCGCTCGGGACGGTTGAACGTCAGGACCGCGACACCGCTGTCGAGCACCTCGTAGAGAACGGGCGTGGCCGCAGCGGGATTCGCGGTGACATCTGCGCGAGTGTCGGTCACCTAGGGGTACCTCCAGGAATGGCTCGCCAACATGCGGGAATGTCCATACTGTACACCTATCGGTATCGCCTTCCGCAATCAGCGTTCGATGAGACCGAGCCGCTGGTAAGCCTTCTCGATCTGAGCCTTTCCAGCCTCGGGCACTTCGGTCTGCGGCGGGCGCGAATGCGGATAGTCGCCGATCGGCAATCCCAGTAGTGATGCGGCGTATTTGAATGCGCCAGCCCAGTGGGTGAAGTAGTCGGGACGGCCCGGGTAGCAGGTGAACCAGTTGCCCATGTCGATCCCGAACTGATCCAGCCCCGACTTCTCGGCGTAGTCCATCGCCTCGACGAGTTTGTCGGCCCAGACCAGCGCCCAGTATTCGGAGATGATCGGCCGCTGCGGCGTCTCGTTCAGATAACCCGCGGTCCCCAGCTGGGCAGGGCCGACGATCCCGGCTCGCAACCAGCCCGCGCGGTACACCGTGAGATCGCATTCCCAGATCACCAGGCCCGGCGCCAGCTCGTGCAGCAGCCGGGTATTACCCGGCCGGAAGGCACCCTCCTTCGTCGCGCACACCGCGGCAATCTCGGCATAGATGCGTGCCCCCTCCGCGGGCGTCAGCACGTATCCCGACGATGGCGAGTTGAACATGCCGAGCGCGATATCGGTGCGATCGGCGACGTAGCGAAAGAAGCGCAGCACGCCCTCACCACCGTGGGTTTCCATCATCGGCGTCTGGATATAGGCGATGTCGGCGCCTGCTTCCTGGGCATGCACAGTCAGCTCGACACAGTCCTTGGCCGCCGTGGCCGCAGTGCAGGCCTGGATCACGACATCCGGGTTTGCCCGCCGGCCCTCCTCGATTGCGATCTCCAGCAACCGCTTTCGCTCGTCAAGGGTCAGCGACCAGAACTCGGCGATACCGCTGGTGCACCACAGCATCGGGTGCTTGAGCTCCCCGACGCAGTACCTTACCAATGCCCGATAGGCGTCCCAGTCAATGTCGTCACCGTCGGTTCCGGTGAACGGTGTGTAGAGGCTGTCGCCGATACCGTGCAGTCCCGTGCGTGCCCAGTCCCGGGCGTCGCGCGCTGTGGCCATCACTGCCCCTCAGGTGAAGTCGGATCCGCCGTCGACGTTTATGTTGGCGCCGGTCATATACGAGTTGCGTTTGGAGGCAAGGAAGGCCACGACGGGGCCGATCTCGTCGGGCAACCCGGCACGCGGCAGATGCGCCGGATGGCCGAAATGCTCGTCGATGGCAGCCATCAGCGCATAGGGATCGTTGCCGTCGACACCGACCGACTCGGCCCAGCCGGTGAGCGCTTCGGAGGCGATGCTGCCCGGTGACACGACGTTGACCAGGATCTCGTCGGGCGCGAGGTGCAACGAGAGGTTCTTGGAGACGCTGGTGACCATGGCCTTGGCCGCGGTGTAGGCCGCGAGCCGCGCGCTCTGGCGTTGCGTGGACTGGGCGGCGAAGTTGACGATGCGGGCCCACTCAGCGGCGCGTAGCAGCGGAAGTGCCGCGCGCACACAGCGCACCATCCCGAGCGCGCCCTCGTCGATCGCCCTACGCCACTGGTCATCGGTCAGATCGTCGAAAGTGCCTTGCACACTTGGCCCTACAGCGTTGATGAGAATGTTGAGCTGCCCACCCCAGCGACCCCCGATGTGATCGAAGGCGCGCTGAACCTGCGCGTCGTCGCCGGTGTCGGCCACCAATGCCAGCGCATCCGGGCTGCCCCGTCCAGCCAGCTCATCGGCTGCGGCGTCGAGCACCGCCGCGGTGCGGCCGATCAGCGCGACCCGGGCGCCGTCGTCGGCCAGGCATCGTGCGGCGGCGAACCCCATTCCGCGCCCGCCGCCGACCACGACGGCGGTGGCGTCACCGAGCCCGAGATCCATGGCCGGCCTGGCTTTACGTGCCGGTCCAATTCGGCGCGCGCTTCTCTGCGAATGCGACGGCACCTTCGCGGGCGTCGTTGGAGGAGAACACCGGAATGATGAGCTCCATCTGCTTCTTCCACATTTCCGCCTGGCTCCAGTCGGCGGATTGCAGCAGCACGTCCTTGGTCGCGGCGACCGCCAGCGGGCCGTTGGCGCTGATCTTCCCGGCCAACTCGATCGCCCCGGCCAGCGCCCCGCCGGGTTCGGTGAGGATGTTGACGAAGCCCCACGCCTCGCCCTGTTCGGCGGTGAAGGTCTCGCCGGTCAAGGCCAACTCGAACGCCTTCTGATACGGGATGCGGTGCGGCAGGCGGAGCAGTCCGCCGCCGGCCGCCACCAGGCCGCGCTTGACCTCGGGGATCCCGAACCTGGCTGTTGTCGAGGCGACCACCAGGTCGGTGCCCAGAACGACCTCGGTCCCGCCGGCGACCGCGAAGCCCTCGACCGCGGCGATCAGCGGTTTGCGCGGCGGGCGCTCGGTGAACCCGATCCCCCGACCGGGGATGGCCACGGCCTCGCCGGCCGCGAATGCCTTGAGATCCATCCCGGAGCAGAAGTTTCCGCCCGCGCCGGTGACCACCCCGACGGTCAGGTCGGGGTCGTTGTCGAGCTCGTCGACCGCGTCGGCAAGTCCTTGGCTCACAGCGAGATTCACCGCGTTGCGGGCCTCGGGGCGGTTGATCGTGATGACCAGTATCCGGCCTTGGCGCTCCCGCAGCACTGCGTCCGACACCCGCGGCTCCTCCATGTTGGTTCGCTGGTATCGGTAAAACCTACTATAGGCTTTACAGTAACGGGAAGAGACCGACGGATCCGGAGCGGGGACGAGGCTTCACACACCACTTTCGGGGTAAGGTTTCCACCCGCTGATTCTCGAACGGAAGGGTGGACCTGCAGTGGCCAAGCCAGCGACCGCCGCCAAGCGGCCCCGGCGCGAGCGTGGGTCGATCAATCCCGACGACATCATCGCGGGCGCCTTCGAACTCGCCGAGCAGGTGTCGATCGACAATCTGAGCATGCCCCTGCTGGGCAAGCACCTCGGCGTCGGAGTCACCAGTATCTACTGGTACTTCCGCAAGAAGGACGACCTGCTCAATGCGATGACCGACCGCGCACTGGGCCAGTACGTGTTCGCCACGCCGTATGTCGAGGCCGCCGACTGGCGCGAGACCCTGGCCAACCACGCGCGGACGATGCGAAAGACGTTCATGGGCAACCCGATCCTGTGCGATCTGATCCTGATCCGCTCCGCGCTGAGCCCCCGCGCGGTGCGGGCAGGCGAGCAGGCAGTCGAGAAGGCGATCACCAGCCTGGTCGAGGCCGGCCTGTCCGCGGAAGACGCGTTCGACACTTACTCCGCGGTCTCGGTGCACGTTCGCGGTTCGGTTGTGCTTCACCGGCTTTATGAGAAGAACCGGGCCGCCGACGAGGATGCCCACAAGCTCGAGGACGCGATCATCGGCAACGCCGAGAGCACCCCGCTGCTTGCCAAGGTCAGTGCCGAGGGGCACCGCATCGGCGGCGCCGACGAGCGCAACTTCGAATTCGGCCTCGAGTGCATCCTCGACCACGCTGCGGCGCTCATCGAGGAAGGCAAGAAGTCCTCCGCGCCGAAGTCTCGCCGAAAGGGCTAGGCCCCCGCGAACTAGACCTCGATGACGACCGCGCCGCCCTGACCGCCGCCCGCGCACATCGCCGCGACACCGATGCCGCCGCCGCGACGGCGGAGCTCGTAGATCAAGGTGGTGATCATCCGGGCGCCGGACGCCGCGATCGGGTGGCCGAGGCTGCAGCCGCTGCCGGAGAAGTTCACCAGCTCTTCGTCGATGCCGTACTCCTTGCAGGCCGCGATCGGCACCGAGGCGAAGGCCTCGTTGATCTCCCACAACGTGACGTCAGACGGCGTGAGGCCGGCCCGATCCAGAACCCGGCCGATCACCCGGACGCCGCCGAGACCGGTGTCGCGCGGGGCAACGCCCACCGCACCCCAGGCCTTCACGGTTGCCAGCACGTCGAGCTTCTCGGCGTCGGCGTACCCACGCTCGACCAGCCCGACCGCCGCACACGCGTCGTTGGTCCCACTGCTGTTACCCGCCGTGATCGAGAAGCCCTCGATCTCGGGGTGCAGCACCTTGAGGCCGGCGAGCTTCTCGGCGGTGGTGTCGCGGCGGGGATGCTCGTCGACGCTGAAGTCGATCACCGAACCGTCGAACTGCTCGACCTTGAGCGGGATGATCTCGTCGAGGAACTTGCCCGCATCCTGCGCTGCCACCGCGCGCTGGTGCGACCGCGCGGCCCACGCGTCCATCTCCTCGCGACTGATGCCCGCCGCCTGCGCGGTGTTCCAGCCGACGGTGATGGACATGTCCTTGGCCGGGGCATCCGGGGTCTCGACGTGGGTCGGCGGCATCCACCGCTCCTCGAACTTGAGCTCGGGACCGGGGATGCGCCAATTGGTCAGCGGCGTCATCGACAGCGATTGCACACCGCCGGCGATCAGCGCACGCTCCATACCGGAACCGATCTGCGCCGCCGCGTTGCCGATGGCGGTCAGGCTGCCCGCGCAGTGCCGGTTCACCGACTGGCCGGGGACGTGCTCGAGGCCGGTCGCGGTGGCCGCGTACCGGGCGAGGTCGCCGCCGCCGTAATGGGATTCGGCGAAGATGATGTCGTCGATGTCGGCGGGGTTGATCCCGGAGCGCCGGACGACCTCGGGCAGCACCGTGGTGATCAGTGTTTCGGGCGGGGTGTTGACCAGCGTCCCCTTGAACGAACGACCGATCGCCGTCCGGACGGCACCGACAATGACTGGTTCGGGCATGACGACCTCACTTCGACGTTGCGACGTTACCCTCAGGCAACGTTACAAAACTAGCAGAATGTGTAGCGCTGACGGTAAGTGGTACACGTCACTGCGGCTCGGGCACATGGAAATGCTCGTCACGAAGCCGGAACGCCTCTTTGGTGCCGACCTGCGCGCGGGTCTTGACGAAATTGAACTCCCCCGGTGCGAACTGCAGGTTG
This is a stretch of genomic DNA from Mycobacterium sp. ELW1. It encodes these proteins:
- a CDS encoding thiolase family protein yields the protein MPEPVIVGAVRTAIGRSFKGTLVNTPPETLITTVLPEVVRRSGINPADIDDIIFAESHYGGGDLARYAATATGLEHVPGQSVNRHCAGSLTAIGNAAAQIGSGMERALIAGGVQSLSMTPLTNWRIPGPELKFEERWMPPTHVETPDAPAKDMSITVGWNTAQAAGISREEMDAWAARSHQRAVAAQDAGKFLDEIIPLKVEQFDGSVIDFSVDEHPRRDTTAEKLAGLKVLHPEIEGFSITAGNSSGTNDACAAVGLVERGYADAEKLDVLATVKAWGAVGVAPRDTGLGGVRVIGRVLDRAGLTPSDVTLWEINEAFASVPIAACKEYGIDEELVNFSGSGCSLGHPIAASGARMITTLIYELRRRGGGIGVAAMCAGGGQGGAVVIEV